A single region of the Streptomyces diastaticus subsp. diastaticus genome encodes:
- the rpsM gene encoding 30S ribosomal protein S13 yields MARVSGVDIPREKRVEVALTYVFGIGRTLSQQTLEATGVDPNTRVRDLSEEDLVKIREYVDNNIKTEGDLRREIQADIRRKVEIGCYQGLRHRRGLPVHGQRTSTNARTRKGPRRAIAGKKKPGKK; encoded by the coding sequence ATGGCACGCGTTTCCGGTGTCGACATCCCGCGCGAGAAGCGTGTGGAGGTCGCCCTCACCTACGTGTTCGGCATCGGCCGGACCCTTTCGCAGCAGACGCTGGAGGCCACCGGCGTCGACCCCAACACCCGCGTTCGCGACCTGTCCGAGGAGGACCTGGTCAAGATCCGCGAGTACGTGGACAACAACATCAAGACCGAGGGTGACCTCCGTCGCGAGATCCAGGCCGACATCCGCCGCAAGGTCGAGATCGGCTGCTACCAGGGTCTGCGTCACCGCCGTGGCCTGCCCGTCCACGGTCAGCGCACCAGCACCAACGCCCGCACCCGCAAGGGCCCGCGTCGCGCCATCGCCGGTAAGAAGAAGCCGGGCAAGAAGTAG
- the rpsK gene encoding 30S ribosomal protein S11, whose amino-acid sequence MPPKGRQGAAKKVRRKEKKNVAHGHAHIKSTFNNTIVSITDPTGNVISWASAGHVGFKGSRKSTPFAAQMAAESAARRAQEHGMRKVDVFVKGPGSGRETAIRSLQATGLEVGSIQDVTPTPHNGCRPPKRRRV is encoded by the coding sequence ATGCCCCCCAAGGGACGTCAGGGCGCTGCCAAGAAGGTGCGCCGCAAGGAAAAGAAGAACGTCGCTCACGGCCACGCGCACATCAAGAGCACGTTCAACAACACGATCGTCTCGATCACCGACCCCACGGGCAACGTGATCTCCTGGGCCTCCGCCGGCCACGTCGGCTTCAAGGGCTCGCGCAAGTCCACCCCCTTCGCCGCGCAGATGGCCGCCGAGTCGGCCGCTCGCCGCGCGCAGGAGCACGGCATGCGCAAGGTCGACGTCTTCGTCAAGGGTCCCGGCTCCGGCCGTGAGACCGCGATCCGCTCGCTCCAGGCCACCGGCCTGGAGGTCGGCTCGATCCAGGACGTCACCCCCACCCCGCACAACGGCTGCCGTCCCCCCAAGCGCCGTCGCGTCTGA
- a CDS encoding DNA-directed RNA polymerase subunit alpha: protein MLIAQRPSLTEEVVDEFRSRFVIEPLEPGFGYTLGNSLRRTLLSSIPGAAVTSIRIDGVLHEFTTVPGVKEDVTDLILNIKQLVVSSEHDEPVVMYLRKQGPGLVTAADIAPPAGVEVHNPDLVLATLNAKGKLEMELTVERGRGYVSAVQNKQAGQEIGRVPVDSIYSPVLKVTYKVEATRVEQRTDFDKLIVDVETKQAMRPRDAMASAGKTLVELFGLARELNVDAEGIDMGPSPTDAALAADLALPIEELELTVRSYNCLKREGIHSVGELVARSEADLLDIRNFGAKSIDEVKAKLAGMSLALKDSPPGFDPTAAADAFGAEDDADAGFVETEQY, encoded by the coding sequence ATGCTGATCGCTCAGCGTCCCTCGTTGACCGAAGAGGTCGTCGACGAGTTCCGCTCCCGGTTCGTGATCGAGCCGCTGGAGCCGGGCTTCGGCTACACCCTCGGCAACTCCCTGCGGCGCACGCTGCTCTCCTCGATCCCGGGTGCGGCGGTCACGTCCATCCGCATCGACGGTGTCCTGCACGAGTTCACCACCGTGCCGGGCGTCAAGGAGGACGTCACCGACCTGATCCTCAACATCAAGCAGCTGGTCGTCTCCTCGGAGCACGACGAGCCGGTCGTGATGTACCTGCGCAAGCAGGGCCCGGGTCTGGTCACCGCCGCCGACATCGCGCCCCCGGCCGGTGTCGAGGTGCACAACCCCGACCTGGTGCTCGCCACGCTGAACGCCAAGGGCAAGCTGGAGATGGAGCTGACCGTCGAGCGCGGTCGCGGCTACGTCTCCGCCGTCCAGAACAAGCAGGCGGGCCAGGAGATCGGGCGCGTCCCGGTCGACTCGATCTACTCGCCCGTCCTCAAGGTCACCTACAAGGTCGAGGCGACCCGAGTCGAGCAGCGGACCGACTTCGACAAGCTCATCGTCGACGTCGAGACCAAGCAGGCGATGCGTCCGCGCGACGCCATGGCCTCCGCCGGCAAGACCCTGGTCGAGCTGTTCGGCCTGGCCCGTGAGCTCAACGTCGACGCCGAGGGCATCGACATGGGCCCGTCGCCGACGGACGCCGCGCTCGCGGCCGACCTGGCGCTGCCGATCGAGGAGCTGGAACTCACCGTCCGCTCCTACAACTGTCTCAAGCGTGAGGGCATCCACTCCGTGGGTGAGCTCGTCGCCCGCTCCGAGGCCGACCTGCTCGACATCCGCAACTTCGGTGCGAAGTCGATCGACGAGGTCAAGGCGAAGCTGGCAGGGATGTCGCTGGCGCTCAAAGACAGCCCGCCCGGATTCGACCCGACCGCCGCGGCCGACGCCTTCGGCGCCGAGGACGACGCGGACGCCGGTTTCGTGGAGACCGAGCAGTACTGA
- the rplQ gene encoding 50S ribosomal protein L17: protein MPKPAKGARLGGSASHERHMLANLARSLFEHGRIKTTEAKARRLRPYAERLVTKAKKGDLHNRRQVLQVITDKSVVHTLFTEIGPRYENRPGGYTRITKVGNRRGDNAPMAVIELVEALTVAQEATGEAEAATKRAVKEDALSKDEAATEAPEAAAEAKDDEAKDA, encoded by the coding sequence ATGCCGAAGCCCGCCAAGGGTGCCCGTCTGGGCGGCAGCGCCTCGCACGAGCGGCACATGCTCGCGAACCTCGCGCGCTCGCTGTTCGAGCACGGCCGGATCAAGACGACCGAGGCGAAGGCGCGCCGTCTGCGTCCGTACGCCGAGCGTCTGGTCACCAAGGCGAAGAAGGGCGACCTTCACAACCGCCGCCAGGTTCTCCAGGTCATCACGGACAAGAGCGTCGTCCACACGCTCTTCACCGAGATCGGCCCCCGCTACGAGAACCGCCCGGGTGGCTACACCCGGATCACCAAGGTCGGTAACCGCCGTGGCGACAACGCTCCCATGGCCGTCATCGAGCTGGTGGAGGCCCTGACCGTGGCCCAGGAGGCCACCGGTGAGGCCGAGGCCGCGACCAAGCGCGCGGTCAAGGAAGACGCCCTGAGCAAGGACGAGGCCGCCACCGAGGCGCCCGAGGCCGCTGCCGAGGCCAAGGACGACGAGGCGAAGGACGCCTGA
- the truA gene encoding tRNA pseudouridine(38-40) synthase TruA: MSEQVEYTERRDGPADGHVRVRLDLSYDGREFSGWAKQAQGRRTVQGEIEDALRTVTRSGERTYELTVAGRTDSGVHARGQVAHVDLPVEVWAEHREKLLRRLAGRLPHDVRVWRVAEAPTGFDARFSAVWRRYAYRVTDHPGGVDPLLRGHVLWHDWRLDVDAMNAASVALLGEHDFAAYCKRREGATTIRTLQELSWERDGEGVVTATVRADAFCHNMVRSLVGALLFVGDGHRPVEWPGKVLAAGVRDSAVHVVRPHGLTLEEVGYPADELLAARNREARNRRTLPGTACCG; the protein is encoded by the coding sequence GTGAGCGAGCAGGTGGAGTACACGGAGCGGCGGGACGGGCCCGCGGACGGCCACGTCCGGGTGCGGCTGGACCTGAGTTACGACGGGCGGGAGTTCTCCGGCTGGGCCAAGCAGGCCCAGGGGCGGCGGACCGTCCAGGGCGAGATCGAGGACGCCCTGCGGACCGTGACGCGGTCGGGGGAGCGGACGTACGAGCTGACGGTGGCCGGGCGGACCGACTCGGGGGTGCACGCGCGCGGGCAGGTGGCCCACGTGGACCTCCCGGTGGAGGTCTGGGCGGAGCACCGGGAGAAGCTGCTGCGGCGGCTCGCGGGGCGGCTGCCGCACGATGTGCGGGTCTGGCGGGTGGCCGAGGCGCCCACGGGGTTCGACGCGCGGTTCTCGGCGGTCTGGCGGCGGTACGCGTACCGGGTCACCGACCACCCGGGCGGGGTCGATCCGCTGCTGCGCGGACACGTGCTGTGGCACGACTGGAGACTCGACGTCGACGCCATGAACGCGGCCTCGGTGGCGCTGCTCGGTGAGCACGACTTCGCCGCGTACTGCAAGCGGCGGGAGGGGGCGACGACCATCCGCACCCTCCAGGAGCTGAGCTGGGAGCGGGACGGCGAGGGGGTCGTCACCGCGACCGTGCGGGCCGACGCGTTCTGCCACAACATGGTGCGCTCGCTGGTCGGCGCCCTGCTGTTCGTCGGCGACGGCCACCGGCCCGTGGAGTGGCCGGGGAAGGTGCTGGCGGCCGGTGTGCGGGACTCCGCGGTGCACGTGGTGCGCCCGCACGGGCTGACCCTGGAGGAGGTCGGCTACCCGGCGGACGAGCTGCTGGCGGCCCGGAACCGGGAGGCACGCAACAGGCGGACCCTGCCCGGTACGGCCTGCTGCGGCTGA
- the rplM gene encoding 50S ribosomal protein L13, whose amino-acid sequence MRTYSPKPGDVTRQWHVIDARDVVLGRLATTAATLLRGKHKPIYAPHVDTGDFVVIINADKVHLSGNKRTQKMAYRHSGYPGGLRSVRYDELMDKNPEKAVEKAVKGMLPKNTLGRQMLSKLKVYAGEQHPHAAQQPVPFEITQVAQ is encoded by the coding sequence GTGCGTACGTACAGCCCCAAGCCCGGCGATGTCACCCGCCAGTGGCACGTCATCGATGCCCGGGACGTTGTCCTCGGCCGTCTGGCGACCACTGCCGCCACGCTCCTGCGGGGCAAGCACAAGCCGATCTACGCCCCCCACGTCGACACCGGTGACTTCGTCGTCATCATCAACGCCGACAAGGTCCACCTCTCGGGCAACAAGCGCACCCAGAAGATGGCGTACCGCCACTCCGGTTACCCGGGTGGTCTGCGCTCGGTGCGTTACGACGAGCTGATGGACAAGAACCCCGAGAAGGCCGTCGAGAAGGCCGTCAAGGGCATGCTCCCGAAGAACACCCTGGGCCGTCAGATGCTCTCGAAGCTGAAGGTCTACGCGGGCGAGCAGCACCCGCACGCTGCCCAGCAGCCGGTGCCGTTCGAGATCACCCAGGTCGCGCAGTAG
- the rpsI gene encoding 30S ribosomal protein S9 codes for MAETTAELPLDDIEQYTTESETPEGDYTSESLASGFGEPQPAAGLGRRKNAIARVRIVPGTGKWKINGRTLEDYFPNKVHQQEVNEPFKVLELEGRYDIIARISGGGVSGQAGALRLGVARALNEADVDNNRGALKKAGFLTRDDRAVERKKAGLKKARKAPQYSKR; via the coding sequence GTGGCCGAGACCACCGCCGAGCTCCCCCTCGACGACATCGAGCAGTACACCACCGAGTCCGAGACCCCCGAGGGCGACTACACCTCGGAGTCCCTCGCGTCCGGCTTCGGTGAGCCCCAGCCGGCCGCCGGCCTGGGCCGCCGCAAGAACGCCATCGCCCGTGTCCGGATCGTTCCGGGCACCGGCAAGTGGAAGATCAACGGCCGCACCCTTGAGGACTACTTCCCCAACAAGGTGCACCAGCAGGAGGTCAACGAGCCCTTCAAGGTGCTGGAGCTCGAGGGCCGTTACGACATCATCGCCCGCATCTCGGGTGGCGGCGTCTCCGGTCAGGCCGGTGCCCTGCGCCTCGGCGTGGCCCGCGCGCTGAACGAGGCCGACGTGGACAACAACCGCGGCGCCCTCAAGAAGGCCGGCTTCCTCACGCGTGACGACCGCGCGGTCGAGCGCAAGAAGGCCGGTCTCAAGAAGGCCCGCAAGGCCCCGCAGTACAGCAAGCGCTAA
- the glmM gene encoding phosphoglucosamine mutase — translation MGRLFGTDGVRGVANADLTAELALGLSVAAAHVLAEAGTASTGHRQVAVVGRDPRASGEFLEAAVVAGLASAGVDVLRVGVLPTPAVAYLTGALGADLGVMLSASHNAMPDNGIKFFARGGHKLADELEDRIEAVYEEHRTGAPWGRPTGAGVGRVRDYDEGFDQYVAHLIGVLPNRLDGLKVVLDEAHGAAARVSPEAFARAGAEVVTIGADPDGLNINDGCGSTHLELLRAAVVEHGADLGIAHDGDADRCLAVDAEGREIDGDQILAVLALSMREHGGLRSQTVVATVMSNLGFKLALEREGISLVQTAVGDRYVLEEMKEHGYALGGEQSGHVIILDHATTGDGTLTGLMLAARVAETGRPLAELAGVMERLPQVLVNVPDVDRGRVTTSAELASAVARAEQELGATGRVLLRPSGTEPLVRVMVEAADIEQAGAIAGRLADVVKSALG, via the coding sequence GTGGGACGACTCTTCGGCACGGACGGGGTACGCGGCGTCGCCAACGCGGATCTGACGGCGGAGCTGGCGCTCGGTCTGTCGGTCGCGGCGGCGCACGTGCTCGCCGAGGCGGGCACGGCGAGCACCGGGCACCGGCAGGTGGCCGTGGTGGGGCGAGATCCCCGGGCGTCCGGTGAGTTCCTGGAGGCCGCGGTCGTCGCGGGCCTGGCCAGCGCCGGGGTGGACGTGCTGCGGGTCGGCGTGCTGCCGACGCCGGCGGTGGCGTACCTCACGGGCGCGCTCGGCGCGGACCTCGGCGTGATGCTCTCCGCCAGCCACAACGCGATGCCCGACAACGGCATCAAGTTCTTCGCCCGCGGCGGTCACAAGCTCGCCGACGAGCTGGAGGACCGGATCGAGGCCGTCTACGAGGAGCACCGCACCGGCGCCCCCTGGGGGCGGCCGACCGGCGCCGGCGTGGGCCGGGTCCGCGACTACGACGAGGGCTTCGACCAGTACGTCGCGCACCTGATCGGCGTGCTGCCCAACCGCCTGGACGGCCTGAAGGTCGTGCTGGACGAGGCGCACGGCGCGGCGGCCCGCGTCTCGCCCGAGGCGTTCGCCCGGGCCGGGGCCGAGGTCGTCACCATCGGCGCCGACCCCGACGGCCTCAACATCAACGACGGCTGCGGCTCGACCCACCTGGAGCTGCTGCGCGCGGCCGTGGTCGAGCACGGCGCCGACCTGGGCATCGCCCACGACGGCGACGCCGACCGCTGCCTGGCCGTGGACGCCGAGGGCCGCGAGATCGACGGCGACCAGATCCTCGCGGTGCTGGCGCTGTCGATGCGTGAGCACGGCGGACTGCGGTCGCAGACGGTGGTGGCCACCGTCATGTCGAACCTCGGCTTCAAGCTGGCGCTGGAGCGCGAGGGCATCTCGCTGGTGCAGACGGCGGTCGGCGACCGCTACGTCCTGGAGGAGATGAAGGAGCACGGCTACGCCCTGGGCGGGGAGCAGTCCGGCCACGTCATCATCCTCGACCACGCCACCACCGGCGACGGCACGCTGACCGGCCTGATGCTGGCCGCCCGGGTCGCCGAGACCGGCCGCCCGCTGGCCGAGCTGGCCGGGGTCATGGAGCGGCTGCCGCAGGTCCTGGTCAACGTCCCCGACGTGGACCGCGGCCGGGTGACCACCTCGGCGGAACTGGCCTCGGCGGTGGCCCGGGCCGAGCAGGAGCTGGGCGCGACCGGACGGGTGCTGCTGCGTCCGTCGGGGACCGAGCCGCTGGTGCGGGTGATGGTGGAGGCCGCCGACATCGAGCAGGCCGGTGCCATCGCGGGCCGGCTGGCCGACGTGGTGAAGTCGGCGCTCGGCTGA
- a CDS encoding C39 family peptidase, with protein sequence MRKRFAATAVALAAAGCLLAPGVAQAGTGPDSVAVLERGSAAGTAVVSGMNDPGTRLHAEAVRTSTARTLEIDYQVQETGYWCGPAATRIALSARLAPPSQAALAAELGTHTGGTDHISQVTGVLNAHVGTGWYETKEMPNDPPTQAQKDLLWRDVVLDIDNNYPLVTNIVAPPGNQPPGYPPGETIYHYFTVIGYDDANRTVLIADPASFGGNQIYWLSFDQLASLIPPKGYAA encoded by the coding sequence ATGCGCAAGAGATTCGCCGCGACCGCCGTCGCGCTCGCCGCCGCCGGCTGCCTTCTGGCCCCCGGCGTCGCCCAGGCCGGTACCGGGCCGGACTCCGTCGCCGTCCTGGAACGCGGGTCGGCCGCCGGTACCGCCGTGGTCAGCGGTATGAACGACCCCGGGACCCGGCTGCACGCCGAGGCCGTCCGCACCAGCACGGCCCGCACCCTGGAGATCGACTACCAGGTGCAGGAGACCGGCTACTGGTGCGGGCCCGCCGCCACCCGCATCGCCCTCTCCGCCCGGCTCGCCCCGCCGAGCCAGGCCGCCCTCGCCGCCGAACTCGGCACCCACACCGGCGGCACGGACCACATCAGCCAGGTCACCGGCGTCCTCAACGCGCACGTCGGCACGGGCTGGTACGAGACCAAGGAGATGCCGAACGACCCGCCGACCCAGGCCCAGAAGGACCTGCTCTGGCGGGACGTCGTCCTGGACATCGACAACAACTACCCGCTGGTCACCAACATCGTGGCCCCGCCCGGCAACCAGCCGCCCGGCTACCCGCCCGGTGAGACGATCTACCACTACTTCACGGTCATCGGCTACGACGACGCCAACCGCACCGTCCTCATCGCCGATCCCGCCTCCTTCGGCGGCAACCAGATCTACTGGCTCTCCTTCGACCAGCTCGCCTCGCTGATCCCGCCCAAGGGGTACGCGGCCTGA